A genomic window from Halomonas sp. LR3S48 includes:
- the yihA gene encoding ribosome biogenesis GTP-binding protein YihA/YsxC: MTRMNYQSARFLTSAPTLAQCPSDDGAEVAFAGRSNAGKSSAINTLTRQKALARTSRTPGRTQLINFFTLGDDTARRLVDLPGYGYAKVPEAVKLEWQRHLAEYLQGRGSLRGLVLVMDVRHPLTEFDQTLLGWADEQDMPVHILLTKADKLKSGAAKNALQQVRSRLREWEDLVTVQLFSSLKREGVEEACARLDGWLADSDGV, from the coding sequence ATGACCCGAATGAACTACCAGAGCGCGCGCTTCCTGACGAGCGCGCCCACGCTGGCCCAGTGCCCGTCCGATGACGGCGCCGAGGTGGCCTTTGCCGGTCGCTCCAATGCCGGCAAGTCCAGCGCGATCAACACCCTGACCCGGCAGAAGGCGCTGGCACGCACCTCGCGCACGCCGGGGCGCACCCAGTTGATCAACTTCTTCACCCTGGGCGACGACACTGCCCGTCGCTTGGTCGACCTGCCCGGCTACGGCTATGCCAAGGTGCCGGAAGCGGTCAAGCTCGAATGGCAGCGCCACCTGGCCGAGTACCTGCAAGGGCGCGGCTCCCTGCGTGGCCTGGTGCTGGTCATGGACGTGCGTCATCCGCTCACCGAATTCGACCAGACCCTGCTGGGCTGGGCCGACGAGCAGGACATGCCGGTGCACATCCTGCTGACCAAGGCCGACAAGCTGAAGTCCGGCGCGGCCAAGAATGCCCTGCAGCAGGTGCGCAGCCGCCTGCGCGAATGGGAAGATCTGGTCACGGTGCAGTTGTTCTCGTCGCTCAAGCGCGAGGGCGTCGAAGAAGCCTGCGCCCGCCTGGACGGGTGGCTGGCCGACTCCGACGGAGTGTAG
- a CDS encoding c-type cytochrome, with protein MRKLLASLAITLGAVGVAHADLEADADAAAGREKAQSCAACHGQNGISSAPSFPHLAGQQTTYLAKQIIDIRDGKRLVPEMAGQVDDFSDQDAWDVAAFFTQQDANIGQADPEEEALMRGQELYRAGDMAKGIPACAACHGPSGDGINTAVYPALSGQFPQYVVATLQDFAAGERTNDPNGMMGDIAAKMSDADMQAVANYISGLH; from the coding sequence ATGAGAAAGTTACTGGCAAGCCTGGCAATTACCCTCGGCGCCGTTGGCGTCGCTCACGCCGACCTGGAAGCAGACGCCGACGCTGCCGCCGGTCGCGAGAAAGCCCAAAGCTGTGCGGCCTGCCATGGCCAGAACGGCATCAGCTCTGCGCCCTCTTTCCCTCACCTCGCCGGCCAGCAGACGACCTACCTGGCCAAGCAGATCATCGACATCCGCGATGGTAAGCGCCTGGTGCCGGAGATGGCCGGTCAGGTCGACGACTTCTCCGACCAGGATGCCTGGGACGTCGCCGCCTTCTTCACCCAGCAGGATGCCAACATCGGCCAGGCCGACCCGGAAGAAGAAGCGCTGATGCGCGGTCAGGAGCTCTATCGCGCCGGTGACATGGCCAAGGGCATCCCCGCCTGTGCGGCCTGCCACGGGCCCAGCGGTGACGGCATCAATACCGCGGTCTACCCGGCCCTCTCCGGTCAGTTCCCGCAGTACGTGGTGGCCACGCTGCAGGATTTCGCCGCCGGCGAGCGGACCAACGATCCCAATGGCATGATGGGCGACATCGCCGCCAAGATGAGCGATGCCGACATGCAGGCCGTCGCCAACTACATCAGCGGCCTGCACTGA
- a CDS encoding thiol:disulfide interchange protein DsbA/DsbL: MFKPFRILQSAAFAIAGLGLATLAAADNLVEGQHYEKLPEPIETSAGEGQVEVTEVFWYGCPHCYNLQSSVTDWYETLDEDVKVVHMPATMGGDWNTHAAMFYAAEELGIREEAHADFFHAIHEEGQRLNNADSIARFLSQYDVSEEEARQTLDAFGVKAQVNKAHARMRAMRLMGVPALVVDGRYLVTPSSAGSLENMPQIADALIERVRQERKD, encoded by the coding sequence ATGTTCAAACCCTTCCGTATCCTTCAGTCAGCCGCCTTTGCCATCGCCGGTCTCGGCCTGGCGACGCTGGCCGCCGCCGACAACCTGGTCGAGGGACAACACTACGAGAAGCTGCCCGAGCCCATCGAGACCAGCGCCGGGGAGGGCCAGGTAGAGGTGACCGAGGTGTTCTGGTACGGCTGCCCGCACTGCTACAACCTGCAGAGCAGCGTGACCGACTGGTACGAGACCCTGGACGAGGACGTCAAGGTGGTGCACATGCCGGCCACCATGGGCGGCGACTGGAACACCCATGCGGCGATGTTCTATGCCGCCGAGGAGCTGGGTATTCGCGAGGAGGCCCACGCCGACTTCTTCCATGCCATTCACGAGGAGGGGCAGCGTCTCAACAATGCCGACAGCATCGCCCGCTTCCTCAGCCAGTACGACGTCAGCGAGGAGGAGGCGCGCCAGACGCTTGATGCCTTCGGGGTCAAGGCGCAGGTCAACAAGGCCCATGCGCGCATGCGCGCCATGCGCCTGATGGGCGTGCCGGCCTTGGTCGTCGATGGCCGCTACCTGGTGACACCCAGCAGCGCCGGCAGCCTCGAGAACATGCCGCAAATCGCCGACGCGCTGATCGAACGCGTGCGTCAGGAGCGCAAAGACTGA
- a CDS encoding endonuclease/exonuclease/phosphatase family protein — protein MQVGIQTSAYHHYLTRSWQHLLPHPHRTRRLDMVSNVLSRFDIVGLQEVDGGSFRSSHVNQVEYLATRGGFPHHYQQLNRNLGRFAQHSNGLLSRLAPSQVEEHRLPGTLPGRGAIHARYGDGPDALHLFVAHLALSHRGRVRQLDYLSEIIQPLQHVVVMGDLNCTPDQLHTHTRFCASLPLHPVRPLLSYPSWQPRRALDHILISSSLKAQDVRVLDHLFSDHLPIAVDVELPSGCLKVLEELRKRQNL, from the coding sequence ATGCAGGTGGGCATCCAGACGTCGGCCTATCATCACTATCTGACCCGCAGTTGGCAGCACCTGCTGCCCCATCCCCACCGCACGCGGCGGCTGGACATGGTCAGCAACGTACTGAGCCGCTTCGATATCGTCGGCCTACAGGAGGTCGACGGCGGCAGCTTTCGCTCCAGCCACGTCAACCAGGTCGAGTACCTGGCCACGCGCGGCGGCTTTCCCCATCACTACCAGCAGCTCAACCGTAACCTGGGCCGGTTCGCCCAGCATAGCAACGGACTGCTGTCGCGCCTCGCTCCGAGCCAGGTCGAGGAGCACCGCCTGCCCGGCACGCTGCCCGGGCGCGGCGCCATTCATGCCCGCTACGGCGACGGCCCGGACGCGCTGCACCTGTTCGTCGCCCACCTGGCGTTGAGCCACCGGGGTCGGGTGCGCCAACTCGACTACCTCAGCGAAATCATCCAACCGCTGCAGCACGTGGTGGTCATGGGCGACCTCAACTGCACGCCGGACCAGTTGCACACCCACACGCGCTTCTGCGCCTCGCTGCCGCTGCATCCGGTGCGGCCACTGCTCAGCTACCCTTCCTGGCAGCCGCGCCGGGCACTGGACCACATCCTGATCTCCAGCTCGCTCAAGGCCCAGGACGTACGCGTGCTCGACCACCTCTTCTCCGACCACTTGCCCATCGCCGTCGACGTGGAGCTACCATCGGGCTGTCTGAAGGTGCTCGAGGAGCTGCGTAAACGCCAGAACCTCTAG
- a CDS encoding TRAP transporter small permease subunit, giving the protein MQTANRDPVLLAWLDGFTEVVGRSIAWLVILMMAVQFAIVVMRYVFSLHSVVMQESVMYMHAMVFMLGAAWTLRHDGHVRVDIFYRKLSARGRAWIDLLGTLFLLFPVVLFIAISSFGYVSSSWAILERSPDGGIPGVFLLKSLILIMMALLLLQGVAQVMRQVLILRGKAPGNTPDHDEVI; this is encoded by the coding sequence ATGCAAACTGCGAACCGCGATCCGGTCCTGCTCGCATGGCTCGACGGCTTTACCGAGGTCGTGGGCCGCTCCATCGCCTGGCTGGTGATCCTCATGATGGCGGTACAGTTCGCCATCGTGGTGATGCGCTACGTCTTCAGCCTCCATAGCGTGGTCATGCAGGAATCGGTCATGTACATGCATGCCATGGTGTTCATGCTCGGGGCGGCCTGGACGTTGCGCCATGACGGTCATGTCCGCGTCGACATCTTCTACCGCAAGCTCTCTGCCCGTGGCCGTGCCTGGATCGACCTGCTGGGCACCCTGTTCCTGCTGTTTCCGGTCGTGCTGTTCATTGCCATCTCGAGTTTCGGCTACGTGAGCAGCAGCTGGGCGATACTCGAACGCTCGCCGGACGGCGGCATCCCCGGTGTCTTTCTGCTCAAGTCGCTGATTCTGATCATGATGGCGCTGCTGCTGCTGCAGGGCGTGGCGCAGGTGATGCGCCAGGTCCTGATCCTGCGCGGCAAGGCCCCAGGCAACACGCCCGACCACGACGAGGTGATCTGA
- a CDS encoding TRAP transporter large permease, with the protein MLEFMPLFLFLTVCTVLMLGYPVALALAGTALIFAGLGHLLVQMGVPVPFEARMLGAMPNRLYGIMTNQTLLAVPLFVLMGVLLEKSRVAETLLDAMALLFGSLRGGLGISVILVGMLLAASTGIVGATVVTMGLLSLPTMLKRGYSPSLATGTICATGTLGQIIPPSIALVLLGDVLSNAYQRAQLAMGVWSPKTVSVGDLFVGALIPGLLLVVAYIVYLLVVAWWKPECAPPADREALKQELGHTGSILPLLVKGLIPPVLLIVAVLGSILGGFATPTEASAVGAMGALLLALTNRRLNMPMLREVVHTTAKVTSMVFLILIGAALFSLVFRAYGGEELVTHLFEAMPGGVVGATLVVMLVIFLLGFILDFIEITFVVVPIVGPVLLMMGLDPIWLGIMIAVNLQTSFLTPPFGFALFYLRGVTPDSVPTSAIYRGVIPFIVLQLGMLVALALFPGLATWLPSLL; encoded by the coding sequence CTGCTCGAGTTCATGCCGCTGTTCCTGTTCCTCACCGTCTGCACCGTGCTGATGCTGGGCTATCCGGTCGCCCTGGCACTGGCCGGCACCGCGCTGATCTTCGCTGGCCTCGGCCACCTGCTGGTGCAGATGGGCGTGCCGGTGCCCTTCGAAGCGCGCATGCTGGGCGCCATGCCCAACCGCCTCTACGGCATCATGACCAACCAGACGCTGTTGGCGGTGCCGCTGTTCGTACTGATGGGGGTGCTGCTGGAGAAATCGCGGGTCGCCGAGACGCTGCTCGACGCCATGGCGCTGCTGTTCGGCTCGTTGCGCGGCGGGCTGGGCATCTCGGTGATCCTGGTCGGCATGCTGCTGGCCGCTTCCACCGGCATCGTCGGCGCCACGGTGGTTACCATGGGCCTGCTGTCGTTGCCGACGATGCTCAAGCGCGGCTACTCGCCTTCGCTTGCCACCGGCACCATCTGTGCCACCGGCACCCTGGGCCAGATCATCCCGCCTTCCATCGCCCTGGTCCTGCTGGGCGACGTGCTGTCGAATGCCTACCAGCGAGCCCAACTGGCCATGGGCGTGTGGAGCCCCAAAACCGTATCGGTGGGCGATCTGTTCGTCGGCGCCCTGATCCCGGGACTGCTGCTGGTGGTGGCCTATATCGTCTATCTGCTGGTGGTGGCCTGGTGGAAGCCGGAGTGCGCCCCGCCCGCCGATCGCGAAGCGCTCAAGCAGGAGCTTGGCCATACCGGCAGCATCCTGCCGCTGCTGGTCAAGGGGCTGATCCCCCCCGTGCTGCTGATCGTCGCCGTACTGGGTTCGATCCTCGGCGGTTTCGCCACGCCCACCGAGGCCTCGGCGGTTGGGGCCATGGGCGCGCTGCTGCTGGCACTGACCAACCGCCGGCTGAACATGCCGATGCTGCGCGAGGTAGTGCACACCACCGCCAAGGTCACCAGCATGGTGTTCCTGATCCTCATTGGCGCCGCGCTCTTCTCGCTGGTCTTTCGCGCCTACGGCGGTGAGGAACTGGTCACGCACCTGTTCGAGGCGATGCCCGGCGGGGTAGTGGGTGCCACCCTGGTGGTGATGCTGGTGATCTTCCTGCTCGGCTTCATCCTCGATTTCATCGAGATCACCTTCGTGGTGGTACCGATCGTCGGGCCGGTACTGCTGATGATGGGCCTCGACCCGATCTGGCTGGGCATCATGATCGCGGTGAACCTGCAGACTTCGTTCCTGACGCCACCGTTCGGCTTCGCACTGTTCTACCTGCGCGGCGTGACACCGGACTCGGTGCCGACCTCGGCCATCTACCGCGGTGTGATTCCGTTCATTGTGCTGCAGCTCGGCATGCTGGTGGCGCTGGCGCTGTTCCCGGGACTGGCCACCTGGCTACCTTCCCTTCTGTAG
- a CDS encoding YqaA family protein, with the protein MLSLFLVAFVSATLLPGGSEVWLARQWCLGQPLLALWLVATSGNTLGSLVNVWLGRYARRFQDRRWFPASPQGLARAERWYLRFGEWSLLASWAPLVGDPLTVLAGIFRLPWWRAILLITLAKGARYAVVLYLAQAWLAPLCG; encoded by the coding sequence GTGCTGAGTCTGTTCCTGGTGGCCTTCGTCAGCGCCACGCTGCTGCCGGGTGGCTCCGAAGTCTGGCTGGCGCGCCAGTGGTGCCTGGGCCAGCCGCTGCTGGCGCTGTGGCTGGTGGCGACCTCCGGCAATACCCTGGGCAGCCTGGTCAACGTCTGGCTGGGACGCTACGCGCGTCGCTTCCAGGACCGGCGCTGGTTTCCTGCCTCGCCGCAGGGGCTGGCCCGTGCCGAGCGCTGGTACCTGCGCTTCGGCGAATGGAGCCTGCTGGCGAGCTGGGCGCCGCTGGTCGGTGACCCGCTCACCGTGCTCGCCGGTATCTTCCGCCTGCCGTGGTGGCGGGCGATCCTGCTGATCACCCTGGCCAAGGGAGCGCGCTACGCCGTGGTGCTCTACCTGGCCCAGGCGTGGCTAGCCCCCCTGTGCGGCTGA
- the thiD gene encoding bifunctional hydroxymethylpyrimidine kinase/phosphomethylpyrimidine kinase: protein MTNERPIPNVLTIAGSDPSGGAGIQADLKTFSALGAYGTSVITALTAQNTCGVRGVQPVPVDFIRLQLDTLLDDVAIDAVKIGMVASREVAETIRDALQAKRPRWIVLDPVMVAKSGDILVDDVGIAAVREVLVPLADLITPNLPEAAVLLASPAPGTRDEMLALTSGLAALGAGAVLLKGGHLRDESCPDLLIEHAQATWLEGTRIATSNLHGTGCSLSSAIAARLALGDTLPQAIATAKQWLEAALTESRRLDVGQGHGPVHHFHLWW, encoded by the coding sequence ATGACGAACGAACGCCCCATCCCCAACGTTCTCACCATCGCCGGCTCCGACCCTAGCGGCGGCGCCGGCATCCAAGCCGATCTCAAGACCTTCTCGGCGCTGGGCGCCTATGGTACCAGCGTCATCACCGCGCTGACCGCTCAGAACACCTGCGGCGTACGCGGCGTGCAGCCGGTGCCGGTGGATTTCATCCGCCTGCAGCTCGACACCCTGCTCGACGACGTGGCAATCGACGCGGTGAAGATCGGCATGGTCGCCAGCCGTGAAGTGGCGGAAACCATCCGCGACGCCCTGCAGGCCAAGCGCCCCCGCTGGATCGTGCTCGACCCGGTAATGGTGGCCAAGAGCGGCGACATCCTGGTCGACGATGTCGGTATTGCCGCGGTGCGCGAAGTGCTGGTGCCGCTGGCCGACCTGATCACGCCCAACCTGCCTGAAGCCGCAGTGCTGTTGGCAAGCCCGGCGCCGGGCACTCGCGACGAGATGCTGGCCCTGACGTCCGGCCTGGCGGCGCTGGGCGCCGGTGCCGTGCTACTCAAGGGTGGCCACCTGCGTGACGAAAGCTGCCCCGATCTGTTGATCGAGCACGCCCAGGCGACATGGCTCGAGGGCACCCGTATCGCGACCTCGAACCTGCATGGCACCGGCTGTTCGCTCTCTTCCGCCATCGCCGCGCGTCTGGCGCTGGGGGATACCTTGCCGCAGGCGATCGCCACGGCCAAGCAGTGGCTCGAGGCGGCGCTGACGGAGAGCCGACGGCTCGATGTCGGCCAGGGCCACGGCCCGGTGCATCATTTCCACCTGTGGTGGTAG
- a CDS encoding universal stress protein, which translates to MTQTLLFACDLSAENRAAFARAIRLANESGARLDVIHVLDPYLPRRVLHDLEEAVVADMQAILTDVREDYALPEPSVMLQTVAGATYAEIIREAHDREVDMIVLGSHRKRGQPDLVAGTTLARVLRSAPCPVLSVSQPANRDWQEILVPVDFSLASRNTLRETLKRFPEARLTLLHAWDIPGERELGSDSDYARWRDREVERLRCQLERETDQLMGELDSVPEVELILEQGEPLEVLLTQLRRQPPDLLSLSSRGQLGRHSHITEALLAEPHCDIMLCRAW; encoded by the coding sequence ATGACTCAGACCCTGCTGTTTGCCTGTGACCTCTCGGCCGAGAATCGCGCCGCCTTCGCCCGGGCCATACGCCTGGCCAACGAGAGCGGCGCGCGCCTGGACGTCATTCACGTGCTCGACCCCTACCTGCCCCGACGCGTCCTGCATGACCTGGAAGAGGCAGTGGTGGCCGACATGCAGGCTATCCTGACGGATGTTCGCGAGGACTATGCGTTGCCGGAGCCGAGCGTGATGCTGCAGACGGTAGCCGGCGCCACCTACGCCGAGATCATCCGCGAGGCGCACGATCGCGAGGTGGACATGATCGTGCTGGGCTCCCATCGCAAGCGCGGCCAACCCGACCTGGTCGCCGGCACCACGCTGGCGCGAGTGCTGCGCAGTGCGCCCTGCCCGGTATTGTCGGTCTCCCAGCCTGCCAACCGCGATTGGCAGGAAATCCTGGTGCCGGTGGATTTTTCGCTAGCCAGCCGCAACACCCTGCGCGAGACGCTCAAGCGCTTCCCCGAAGCACGTCTGACCCTGCTGCATGCCTGGGACATTCCCGGCGAGCGCGAACTGGGCTCCGACAGCGATTACGCCCGTTGGCGCGACCGTGAGGTCGAACGCCTGCGCTGCCAGCTCGAGCGCGAGACCGACCAACTGATGGGCGAACTCGACAGCGTGCCGGAAGTCGAACTGATTCTCGAGCAGGGCGAGCCGCTCGAGGTGCTGCTGACCCAGCTGCGACGCCAACCTCCCGACCTGCTGTCACTGAGCAGCCGCGGCCAGTTGGGTCGTCATAGCCACATCACCGAGGCGCTACTCGCCGAGCCGCATTGTGACATCATGTTGTGCCGCGCCTGGTAA
- the dtd gene encoding D-aminoacyl-tRNA deacylase codes for MKALIQRVRRASVTVDERVVGAIDHGLLALVGVEKGDDEIAVERLLHKLLHYRVFSDEAGKMNLDLQQVEGGLLLVSQFTLAADTRKGLRPSFSSAAPPADGERLFHYLLECARVAWPKVASGEFAANMQVELVNDGPVTFLLES; via the coding sequence ATGAAAGCCCTGATACAGCGCGTGCGCCGCGCCAGCGTGACGGTGGATGAACGAGTGGTTGGCGCCATCGATCACGGCCTGCTGGCGCTGGTGGGGGTCGAGAAGGGCGACGACGAGATCGCCGTCGAGCGCCTGCTGCACAAGTTGCTGCACTACCGTGTCTTCAGCGACGAGGCGGGCAAGATGAACCTCGACCTGCAGCAGGTCGAGGGCGGGCTCTTACTCGTATCGCAGTTCACCCTGGCGGCCGATACCCGCAAGGGGCTGCGCCCGAGCTTCTCCAGCGCCGCGCCGCCGGCCGATGGCGAGCGGCTGTTCCACTACCTGCTCGAATGCGCCCGGGTCGCCTGGCCCAAGGTCGCCAGCGGCGAGTTCGCCGCCAACATGCAGGTCGAGCTGGTCAACGATGGGCCGGTGACGTTTCTACTAGAAAGTTGA
- a CDS encoding ABC-F family ATP-binding cassette domain-containing protein: MIALRQVALQRGTQTLLEDAELTLHAGHKAGIVGPNGAGKSSLFGLLLGTLAPDRGEVEMSGGQRIAHMAQEVDALDRAIVDYVLDGDTELRQTQAGLEAAREHGDAHREAELHGAIEALDGYSAPARAAQLLIGLGFTQADLERPLSAFSGGWRMRANLARTLFMPSDLLLLDEPTNHLDLDALLWLEQWLMRYPGTLLLISHDRDFLDAVCDHIVHFDRRRLVLYRGNYSTFERTRAEKLALQQAEAAKQQARREEIEQFVARFKAKASKARQAQSRMKMLERMGDIAVAHADSPFHFTIPASAKTSHPLLVLDRARLGYRDEGGAEKAQLDEVKLTLLPGQRIGLLGPNGAGKSTLIKSLTGELPLLAGRRIPGEHLAVGYFAQHQLEGLDMAATPFMHVQRLSPTASDQSIRTFLGGFGFKGDDAFGEVGRFSGGEKARLALALVAWRKPNLLLLDEPTNHLDLEMREALTEALASFEGTVILVSHDRHLLRATVDEFWKVADHRVEPFDGDLEDYRAWLKARLESERREARVDKAERQAESAAPKEDRKSARRAAAELREKLRPLKKARDRAEQAMERAQGELAVVEEALGEAELYTDPARKAELTERLARQGELKSRLEELEAEWLAAEEALEAMEAELLESGA, encoded by the coding sequence ATGATTGCACTGCGCCAGGTTGCCCTGCAACGCGGCACCCAGACCCTGCTCGAGGACGCCGAGCTGACCCTGCACGCCGGCCACAAGGCCGGTATCGTCGGTCCCAACGGCGCCGGCAAGTCCAGCCTGTTCGGCCTGCTGCTGGGCACGCTCGCACCAGACCGAGGCGAGGTCGAGATGAGCGGAGGACAGCGCATCGCTCATATGGCCCAGGAGGTCGACGCGCTGGATCGTGCCATCGTCGACTATGTGCTCGACGGCGACACTGAGCTGCGCCAGACCCAGGCCGGCCTGGAAGCGGCGCGCGAGCACGGTGATGCCCATCGTGAGGCCGAGCTGCATGGAGCGATCGAGGCGCTGGACGGCTACAGTGCCCCGGCCCGTGCCGCCCAGCTGCTGATCGGGCTGGGCTTCACCCAGGCCGACCTCGAGCGGCCGCTGTCGGCCTTTTCCGGCGGCTGGCGCATGCGCGCCAACCTGGCGCGTACGCTGTTCATGCCCTCGGACCTGCTGCTGCTCGACGAGCCTACCAACCACCTGGATCTCGATGCCCTGCTGTGGCTCGAGCAGTGGCTCATGCGCTATCCCGGCACCCTGCTGCTGATTTCCCACGACCGTGACTTCCTCGATGCGGTATGCGACCACATCGTCCACTTCGACCGGCGTCGGCTGGTGCTCTACCGCGGCAACTACTCCACTTTCGAGCGTACCCGTGCCGAGAAGCTGGCCCTGCAGCAGGCCGAAGCCGCCAAGCAACAGGCGCGGCGTGAGGAGATCGAGCAGTTCGTGGCGCGTTTCAAGGCCAAGGCGAGCAAGGCGCGCCAGGCCCAGAGCCGCATGAAGATGCTCGAGCGCATGGGCGACATCGCCGTGGCCCATGCCGACTCGCCGTTCCACTTCACCATTCCCGCCTCGGCCAAGACGTCGCACCCGCTGTTGGTGCTGGACCGGGCGAGGCTCGGCTATCGGGATGAGGGCGGGGCGGAAAAAGCTCAGCTCGACGAGGTCAAGCTGACCCTGCTGCCGGGGCAGCGGATCGGCCTGCTGGGGCCCAACGGGGCCGGCAAGTCGACTCTGATCAAGTCGCTGACCGGCGAGCTGCCGCTGCTGGCGGGCAGGCGTATCCCCGGCGAGCATCTGGCCGTCGGCTATTTTGCCCAGCACCAGCTCGAGGGGCTCGACATGGCGGCGACGCCGTTCATGCACGTGCAGCGGCTTTCCCCTACCGCCAGCGACCAGTCGATTCGTACCTTCCTCGGCGGCTTTGGCTTCAAAGGCGACGACGCCTTCGGCGAGGTGGGGCGTTTCTCCGGCGGCGAGAAAGCGCGCCTGGCGCTGGCACTGGTGGCGTGGCGCAAGCCCAACCTGCTGCTGCTCGACGAGCCCACCAACCATCTCGACCTGGAGATGCGCGAGGCGCTCACCGAGGCGTTGGCCAGCTTCGAGGGCACGGTGATCCTGGTTTCCCACGACCGCCACCTGCTGCGCGCGACCGTTGACGAGTTCTGGAAAGTGGCCGACCACCGCGTTGAACCCTTCGACGGCGACCTGGAGGATTACCGCGCCTGGCTCAAGGCGCGGCTGGAGAGCGAGCGCCGCGAGGCGCGGGTCGACAAGGCCGAGCGTCAGGCGGAGAGTGCCGCGCCCAAGGAGGACCGCAAGTCGGCCCGCCGCGCCGCCGCCGAGCTGCGCGAGAAGCTGCGCCCGCTGAAGAAGGCGCGCGATCGTGCCGAGCAGGCGATGGAGAGGGCACAGGGCGAACTCGCCGTAGTGGAAGAGGCGCTAGGCGAGGCCGAACTCTACACCGACCCGGCGCGCAAGGCCGAGCTCACCGAACGGTTGGCCCGCCAGGGCGAGCTCAAGTCGCGGCTGGAGGAGCTGGAGGCCGAGTGGCTGGCCGCCGAGGAGGCGCTCGAAGCGATGGAAGCGGAGCTTCTCGAAAGCGGGGCCTGA
- a CDS encoding TIGR02444 family protein has translation MKNDSTATATALRAGLATDPLWDFALDFYARPGVEAACLLLQDEAGVDVCELLWRCWLHRHGLALAQEPAGLAAIRCWQEEVTRPLRTLRRHLKAQAAHSAGVAEVRQQIQQAELAAERVTLERLQRLAEQAEELAPLSVAAPSLEISLASRWKLQKKAQLLAAQTLEYRLDPL, from the coding sequence ATGAAGAACGATTCTACCGCAACGGCCACCGCTCTGCGGGCCGGACTTGCCACCGACCCGCTGTGGGATTTCGCTCTGGACTTCTACGCTCGCCCGGGCGTGGAAGCCGCCTGCCTGTTGCTGCAGGACGAGGCTGGCGTCGACGTGTGCGAGCTACTATGGCGCTGCTGGCTCCATCGCCATGGCCTGGCCTTGGCACAGGAACCAGCCGGCCTCGCGGCCATTCGCTGCTGGCAGGAGGAGGTGACGCGGCCCCTGCGCACCCTGCGCCGACACTTGAAGGCCCAAGCCGCCCACAGTGCCGGTGTCGCCGAGGTACGCCAGCAGATCCAGCAGGCCGAACTGGCAGCAGAGCGCGTAACCCTGGAGCGCCTCCAGCGCCTTGCCGAGCAGGCCGAGGAGCTGGCCCCTCTGTCCGTCGCTGCTCCAAGTCTCGAAATTTCCCTGGCAAGTCGCTGGAAATTACAGAAAAAAGCGCAACTTTTGGCAGCACAAACCCTCGAATACCGCCTTGACCCTCTGTAG